Within Bradymonas sediminis, the genomic segment CGCGCCGCCGCTTGCGCTGTATTTTCCGATGCGCTGGTATCAGCAAAATCCGCAGGATGCGCTGGCGGCCTACCTGGTCGGCCGGCGCCTCTGGGGTGAGTCCCAATGGGCCGAAGCCCGGCCGTATTTGGAGCAAGCCCTGGCGGGCGCCCAGCCGGGCGGGGCGATCGAAGAGGAGTCGCGGCGCATGCTCGCGCAGACGCAGTATTTCCTCGGCGATCTTGAGGCGGCCCAGCGCGGGTTTGACACCCTGTCGGCGAGCCGTGACGCGACTTATGCCACCGAAGCGCGCGAGTGGCTCAACCGCATTGCATGGAAGCGGGGGAATAGGATAGGAACACCCTAGCGTTATCAACCCACGCCGGTTCATTTAATATCAATTTTTAGCATCGATTATGGCCCTGAGAAGAGCGTTTAAGGAGAAGTATTTAATGGTTTCAATGCGACGATTAGTGATGGCCCTCGTCATTTCGACGGGTCTTTTGGCCGGGGTTGGGTGTGGCGCCGATTATATTCGTGACGACCAGATCTATAAGGACGATATCGATTTTCGCATCGATGACGACTCCCAGATCGAAGACACCCTTGAGAACCGCGAAGTGCTCGACGTGTTGGCCAGCTACCGCAAGGCGGTGGTGACCAAGGATTTTGGCACGCTTAAGCGGCTGATTTCGCCCAACTATTACGATAACGCCGGGACCACCAACACGACCGAAGATGATTATAGCGCGTCGGACCTGGCGGAGGTCTTCGAGATGATGGCCCAGGGCGCGCGCGAGATTCGCTACGATGTCCTGGTGCGCGACGTGAAGGTCAAGGGCGAGCGGGCGACGGTCGATTACAAATTCGACTACGCCTACAAATATGTCATCGCCGACGAGTCGTCGTGGGACGCTGGCGTGGACGTAAATCGTCTCGAGTTGGAGCGGGAAGATGGCGTGTGGCGCATCGTTTCCGGGCTATAATTATCGAGCCGAAGATCTGTTTTGGGGGCGCGGCAAAGGATAGCCGCGCCCGGTGATTCCGCTCAAATCTTGATTAGACCTATGCGCGATTTCCGCAATTTGCTTCTCGGTGGCGTGGTGGCCTTAACCTGGGCGACCGGGGTTTTCTGCCCGACGCCTGCTTCCGCAGAGTGGTTATCGCGCATTGGCATTCCGACCGGGGATGCAGCGGCGGGCGCGTCCGCGACGCCGGCTGAAGTTGCCTTTCAAAAAGGGGAGTTGGAGCGGGCAAAGCGCCTCGCGTTTGAGCGCGACGACGCAAGCTCGATGTTGGTGCGCGCGCATCTTGCCGAGTACGACGGCGACCTGGAGCTGGCGCAGCGTTTTGCGGCCAATGCCGAGGTGAGCGCGCGCGACGCCGAGCTGCGCGCCCGCGCAGCCGCGCTGGCCGGGCGGCTTCAGTCTGAGCTCGGTGAGTTCGAGGCCGCCGAAAATTATCTGCGCACCTTTTTAGCCGCCCACACCGACGCGCTCCCGGTGCGCCTGGAGCTCGGTCGTATGCTCGCCAAGCGCGGCGCGCAGGCCGAGGCGAACGCGGTCCTAAAGCCCTTCAGCCGTGCTTTCAATAGCGGGCGTATCACCACCGCGCGTCAACTGGCCTGGCTCGGCGAGGCGATGTGGGAGATGGGGAGCTTCGACGACGCGAATTACGCGTTTCAGAAGATGTACGAGCTCGACGCGCGCTATGTCGACGGGCTGGTCTCCTTGGCCGAGTTATTGCTCAGCAAGTACAATCAGGTCGACGCCCTCGCCACGCTTGAAGAGGCGCTCAAGATCAACCCGAAGCACCCGGGCGCCCTGGTCGCGATGGCCGAGCTAGAGATTCAGACTAGCAATTATTTCGACGACGCCCGCGACTACCTGGCGCGCGTCGAGAAGGTATGGCGCACCAGCCCGAAGATGCTGGTGACCCGCGCGAAGCTCCAGATCTATGACTCCGACTGCGCCGGCGCCGTGAAGAGCGCCAACGCGGTGCTGGCCGACCGCCCGCGCGCGGTCGAGGCGATGATCATCAAGGCGGCGTGTCATTATCTGAATGACGAGCGCCCGGCCTTTGAGGCGGTGGTGGAGCAGGCGCTGGCGATCCAGCCGGATCTCGCGCGAATCTTCACCGAAACCGCGACCTACGCGCAGATGGTGCACCGTTATTCGGAGGTCATCGCGCTAAATGAACGCGCGCTGAAGTTGCGCCCGGGGTACCCGCCGGCGCTATTGGACCTGGGAATCGGGCTGTCGCGGGTGAGGCGCGAGAGCGAAGGGGTTGAGTATCTGAGGAAGGCCTTTGAGGCCGACCCCTATAATATTCGCGCCTATAATATGGTGGAGCTCTACGACAAAACGATGTCGGAATATGAGTTTCAGACCTATGACACGTTCCGGCTGCGCACCCGGCGCGACCAGAGCGACGTGCTCAACCTGGTGGTGCCGTCGCTGGTGGGCGAGGCGATCGAGACGTTTGGGGCGAAATATAATTATAAGGTACCCGAGAAGGTTGACGTCGAGGTCTTTCCGGAGCCGGCGACCTTTGGCGTGCGAAGCGTCGGCCTGCCGCAGATCAGCCCCACCGGGCTGTGCTTTGGGCAGGTCGTGATCTCGCGGAGCCCGAGCGATGGCAATTTTAATTGGCGTCAGGTGATCTGGCACGAGATGGCCCACGTCTATCATATCCAGAAGGCCGGCTACCGCGTGCCGCGCTGGTTTACCGAGGGCTTGGCCGAGTACGAGACCAATGTCAAAGACCCGGCCTGGGCGCGGCATCGAGACGGCGAAATCGTCACGATGATGCGCGAGAATGACCTGCCAAGCGTGGTCGACCTGGATAAGCGCTTTACCCAGGCGCGCTCCTTCAAGGGCATCCTGCGCGCGTATCATCTGTCGAGCCTGGCGATCCACTATATCGTGGAGACCCACGGCTTTGCGGCCATAAACCGGATGCTTGAGACCTTTCCGGACGCGCTCAAAACCGGACTGGTGATCGAGAAGGCGCTTGAGACCGATGTCGCGAGCTTCGACGCCGGGTTTAAGAAATGGCTTGAGGCGCGCTACCTTAATTTTAGGCAGCAGGTGCTGGTCAGCGTCGACGGCATCGAGCCGATCCGGGTGCTCCAGGAGAAGTTGTCGAAGCGGCCGAATGACCCGGTGTTACGCGCGCAACTGAGTTACGCGCAGATCGCGAATGGCGAGACGGAGCGGGCTAAGCAGAATATCAAGCACGCCCTGAATAGCGCGCCGAAGAATTCGACCGTGCGCTACCTGGCCGCGCTCATCGAGTTCCGCCAGGGCCATACCCGCGACGCCTACGCTCACGGGATGGCGATTCTGGATGAGTTCGAGGACGGCTATGAGTTGCGTGTGTTGCTCGGCTACGCCGCGATGATGCTCGAGATGCCGGTCGATGCGCGGGTGCATCTGGACGCGGCGACGCAGCTCTACGAGGATGGCACGGAGGCCTGGGCCAATTTGTTGAAGTTGGCCGAGAGTCAAAAGGATGCGGCCCTCCAGGAGAGAGCCGAGCTGCGCCTGTTTGAGCTCAATCAGAATGACCCGCAAATCGCGCGAAAGCGCTTCGAGCGAATGATGGCCAAGAAGGATTGGGCGCAGGCGGCCGTGGCGGCCGAGCGCTGGGTCGCCATCGAGGCGT encodes:
- a CDS encoding tetratricopeptide repeat protein encodes the protein MRDFRNLLLGGVVALTWATGVFCPTPASAEWLSRIGIPTGDAAAGASATPAEVAFQKGELERAKRLAFERDDASSMLVRAHLAEYDGDLELAQRFAANAEVSARDAELRARAAALAGRLQSELGEFEAAENYLRTFLAAHTDALPVRLELGRMLAKRGAQAEANAVLKPFSRAFNSGRITTARQLAWLGEAMWEMGSFDDANYAFQKMYELDARYVDGLVSLAELLLSKYNQVDALATLEEALKINPKHPGALVAMAELEIQTSNYFDDARDYLARVEKVWRTSPKMLVTRAKLQIYDSDCAGAVKSANAVLADRPRAVEAMIIKAACHYLNDERPAFEAVVEQALAIQPDLARIFTETATYAQMVHRYSEVIALNERALKLRPGYPPALLDLGIGLSRVRRESEGVEYLRKAFEADPYNIRAYNMVELYDKTMSEYEFQTYDTFRLRTRRDQSDVLNLVVPSLVGEAIETFGAKYNYKVPEKVDVEVFPEPATFGVRSVGLPQISPTGLCFGQVVISRSPSDGNFNWRQVIWHEMAHVYHIQKAGYRVPRWFTEGLAEYETNVKDPAWARHRDGEIVTMMRENDLPSVVDLDKRFTQARSFKGILRAYHLSSLAIHYIVETHGFAAINRMLETFPDALKTGLVIEKALETDVASFDAGFKKWLEARYLNFRQQVLVSVDGIEPIRVLQEKLSKRPNDPVLRAQLSYAQIANGETERAKQNIKHALNSAPKNSTVRYLAALIEFRQGHTRDAYAHGMAILDEFEDGYELRVLLGYAAMMLEMPVDARVHLDAATQLYEDGTEAWANLLKLAESQKDAALQERAELRLFELNQNDPQIARKRFERMMAKKDWAQAAVAAERWVAIEAFEPRAQRALARVSLAQKNAPRAAQAYQVLVRLVPGEAAAMRKEAANALKSAGFAAEAKPFEQVDELK
- a CDS encoding nuclear transport factor 2 family protein, with translation MALVISTGLLAGVGCGADYIRDDQIYKDDIDFRIDDDSQIEDTLENREVLDVLASYRKAVVTKDFGTLKRLISPNYYDNAGTTNTTEDDYSASDLAEVFEMMAQGAREIRYDVLVRDVKVKGERATVDYKFDYAYKYVIADESSWDAGVDVNRLELEREDGVWRIVSGL